Proteins from a genomic interval of Flammeovirgaceae bacterium SG7u.111:
- a CDS encoding MotA/TolQ/ExbB proton channel family protein — METDFLDVALNDPIWFILITTGLIAMLVMAAKLFFVQKDVEKKKQHLHAVLYIGGLSFLFGVLSQILGLISALDAITRAGDISFGMVTDGLKASFYLPAYGLSVFALALLIGLVTKISKV; from the coding sequence ATGGAAACTGATTTTTTAGATGTCGCCTTGAACGATCCTATTTGGTTCATTTTGATCACTACCGGGTTAATAGCCATGCTCGTTATGGCTGCAAAACTGTTTTTTGTCCAAAAAGATGTGGAAAAGAAAAAGCAACACCTCCATGCGGTACTTTACATCGGAGGGCTTTCTTTCCTTTTTGGTGTTTTATCTCAAATTTTAGGACTTATTTCTGCTCTAGATGCCATCACCCGCGCAGGGGATATTTCCTTCGGAATGGTAACGGACGGCTTAAAAGCATCCTTTTACTTACCAGCCTATGGATTATCAGTCTTTGCCCTGGCGTTGCTAATCGGTCTGGTCACAAAAATTTCAAAGGTTTGA
- a CDS encoding DUF2339 domain-containing protein: protein MANDQERINQLLHKIELLSQKQERFSMAINELRREANLLKASSSTVQEEVQQDVTPPSIAPLEVPKEEETISGYDKYLQNKAKEAEERTAPPKAKPVPKVKLNAEKFIGENLINKLGILITVIGVGIGAKYSIEHELISPLTRIILGYFAGLGLLGFGIKLKKKYESYSAVLVSGAMAIMYFITFAAYSFYGLIPQEMTFALMVVFTAFTVVAALNYNKQVIALIGLVGAYAVPFLLSDGSGKVAVLFSYMAIINVGILIIAFKKYWKPLYYSAFGLTWLIYSAWRVANYQTDDHFTLALVFLAIFFITFYVTFLAYKLLRKEKFEALDVVLTMANSFVFYGMGFSILSEHATGDEFLGLFTLCNAVIHFIPSVIIYRQKSADRKLFYLAMGMVMIFITIAVPVQLDGNWVTLLWAGEAALLFWIGRTKNVSMYEKLSYTLMLLAFGSIIHDWGMNYGNYYIEEPETRITPLLNINFLSSMLFVAAFGFINFLKFNKKFAQSTENKLSKTFSFIIPAIFLVTLYYAFRLEIETYWSQLFTDSALTIDVEGQDYPRYFSNYDLREFKTIWIINYSLLFLSILSFLNFKKLRNKELGIVNLVLNTVALLVFLTLGLYSLSELRDSYLNQTNAEYYNISQFNIGIRYVSFAFVAILLAVTGKFLKQDFLQNMLRIPAELFFHVTLLWIASSELISWMDMGGFSQSYKLGLSILWGCYSLLLISVGIGKKKKHLRIGAIALFAVTLLKLFFYDISHLDTIAKTIVFVSLGILLLIISFLYNKYKHLISDDEIED, encoded by the coding sequence ATGGCGAACGACCAAGAAAGAATCAATCAACTACTTCACAAAATCGAGCTCCTCTCACAAAAACAGGAACGTTTTTCCATGGCAATCAACGAGTTGCGCCGAGAAGCTAATCTACTGAAAGCATCTAGCTCAACGGTACAAGAGGAAGTTCAGCAAGACGTAACTCCTCCTAGTATTGCACCACTGGAAGTTCCCAAGGAAGAGGAAACAATCTCTGGCTACGATAAATATTTACAAAACAAAGCCAAAGAAGCTGAGGAGCGAACCGCCCCTCCAAAAGCGAAACCAGTTCCAAAAGTCAAATTGAATGCCGAGAAGTTCATTGGAGAAAACCTGATTAATAAATTAGGGATTCTCATCACCGTAATTGGTGTGGGGATTGGGGCAAAGTATTCCATCGAACACGAACTTATAAGCCCACTTACCCGAATCATATTGGGTTACTTTGCAGGCTTAGGACTTTTGGGTTTTGGAATTAAACTAAAGAAAAAGTACGAAAGCTACAGTGCCGTATTGGTAAGCGGGGCAATGGCAATCATGTATTTCATCACCTTTGCCGCCTACAGTTTTTATGGGCTCATCCCGCAAGAAATGACCTTCGCTCTCATGGTGGTTTTCACCGCTTTTACCGTAGTCGCAGCCCTCAATTACAACAAGCAAGTCATTGCACTTATAGGCTTGGTTGGAGCTTATGCAGTTCCTTTCCTTCTCAGCGACGGTTCGGGAAAAGTGGCAGTGCTCTTCAGCTACATGGCTATCATCAATGTGGGAATTTTGATCATTGCCTTCAAAAAATACTGGAAACCGCTTTACTATTCTGCCTTTGGGCTTACCTGGCTCATCTACTCCGCTTGGCGAGTGGCAAACTACCAAACCGATGATCACTTCACCTTAGCCTTGGTCTTTTTGGCTATCTTTTTCATCACATTCTACGTCACATTTCTTGCATACAAGCTACTCAGAAAAGAAAAATTCGAAGCGCTTGACGTCGTGTTGACAATGGCAAATTCCTTTGTTTTCTACGGAATGGGCTTCAGCATTTTGAGCGAACATGCTACTGGCGACGAATTTTTAGGGCTTTTCACCCTTTGCAATGCCGTTATCCATTTTATACCAAGTGTCATTATCTACCGACAAAAATCGGCAGACAGAAAGCTATTTTACTTGGCTATGGGGATGGTCATGATATTCATCACCATTGCAGTTCCTGTGCAGCTAGATGGAAATTGGGTAACGCTACTTTGGGCAGGAGAAGCCGCCTTGCTCTTCTGGATAGGCAGAACTAAAAATGTCTCCATGTACGAAAAGCTCTCCTATACGCTCATGCTGTTGGCTTTTGGCAGCATCATTCACGATTGGGGCATGAACTATGGCAACTATTATATAGAAGAGCCTGAAACCAGAATCACACCTTTGCTCAATATCAACTTCTTAAGTTCTATGCTGTTTGTGGCAGCTTTTGGGTTTATCAACTTCTTGAAGTTCAACAAAAAATTTGCGCAAAGCACTGAAAACAAACTTTCTAAAACCTTTTCTTTCATAATCCCAGCCATTTTCCTCGTTACGCTGTACTATGCTTTCCGCTTAGAAATAGAAACGTACTGGAGCCAGCTCTTCACCGATTCGGCACTTACTATTGATGTAGAAGGGCAAGATTACCCAAGGTACTTTAGCAATTACGACCTTAGGGAATTCAAAACCATTTGGATCATCAACTATTCCTTGCTCTTCCTTTCTATCCTTTCTTTTTTGAACTTCAAAAAACTACGCAACAAGGAATTGGGTATTGTCAACCTAGTGCTAAACACCGTAGCCCTTTTGGTTTTCCTCACGCTAGGCTTGTACTCGCTGAGCGAGCTTCGCGACTCGTACCTCAACCAAACCAATGCCGAGTATTACAACATCAGCCAATTTAATATTGGGATACGGTACGTTTCCTTCGCCTTTGTAGCCATTTTATTAGCGGTCACTGGAAAGTTCCTTAAGCAAGACTTCTTGCAAAATATGTTGCGCATTCCTGCCGAATTGTTCTTCCACGTTACCCTGCTCTGGATTGCGAGTAGCGAACTTATCAGCTGGATGGACATGGGCGGATTCAGCCAATCTTACAAACTGGGACTGAGCATTTTGTGGGGCTGCTATTCCTTGCTGTTGATTTCCGTAGGGATTGGGAAGAAGAAAAAGCACCTTCGGATTGGGGCAATCGCACTTTTTGCGGTGACCTTGCTCAAGCTATTTTTCTACGACATTTCCCACCTCGATACCATCGCAAAAACCATTGTGTTCGTATCGTTGGGCATTTTGCTTCTGATCATTTCATTTTTATACAACAAATACAAGCATCTTATTTCCGATGATGAAATTGAAGATTAA
- a CDS encoding LytTR family DNA-binding domain-containing protein, which produces MDKKCVIIDDEPLAHEVLEEYIDKLDGFRVVASCSDALEAFSTIKREKPDLLFLDIEMPEMNGLQFLQSLQKPPKVILTTAYREYAVEAFDLDVVDYLLKPIRFERFMRAVDRFYETASVVSPKESTKLIEDGYLAVHADGKIFKIALNEILFVESFGNYVEINLADKKLVTREGISHLEQKLPQELFLRAHRSFLLAINSIVSFNRTSIQLEKRTFPISRKYQDHVLKRLGELG; this is translated from the coding sequence ATGGATAAGAAATGTGTCATTATAGACGATGAGCCTTTGGCGCATGAAGTGCTAGAAGAGTATATCGATAAACTGGACGGGTTTAGGGTAGTGGCTTCTTGCTCCGATGCGCTAGAAGCATTTTCTACCATCAAAAGAGAAAAACCAGATTTGCTGTTTTTGGATATAGAAATGCCTGAAATGAACGGGTTGCAGTTTTTACAATCCCTTCAAAAACCTCCCAAAGTCATTCTGACTACGGCATATAGAGAATATGCGGTAGAAGCCTTTGATTTGGATGTGGTTGATTATTTGTTGAAGCCCATTCGGTTTGAGCGGTTTATGCGTGCCGTCGATCGGTTTTATGAAACAGCCAGTGTTGTTTCCCCTAAAGAAAGTACCAAATTGATAGAAGATGGGTATTTGGCTGTCCATGCTGATGGGAAAATTTTTAAAATAGCCTTGAATGAAATTCTTTTTGTAGAAAGCTTTGGGAATTATGTGGAAATCAACTTGGCAGACAAAAAGTTAGTTACGAGAGAGGGGATTTCTCATTTGGAACAAAAACTTCCCCAAGAACTTTTTTTGCGGGCTCACCGCTCTTTTTTGCTGGCTATAAATAGCATCGTGAGTTTTAACAGAACAAGTATCCAACTGGAAAAACGCACTTTTCCCATTAGCCGCAAGTACCAAGACCATGTATTGAAAAGACTGGGAGAATTAGGGTAA
- a CDS encoding DUF433 domain-containing protein, whose amino-acid sequence MIDYKTIITRNPNKRFGKPCVRNTRITVYDVLGWLAAGMDFQEIIEDFPELTSEDIKACLAYAADREHKLQHAS is encoded by the coding sequence ATGATAGACTATAAAACCATTATCACCAGAAACCCAAATAAGCGATTTGGAAAACCATGTGTAAGAAATACCCGAATCACAGTTTATGATGTGCTGGGGTGGTTGGCTGCTGGGATGGATTTTCAGGAAATCATTGAAGACTTCCCCGAACTTACCTCAGAAGATATTAAGGCTTGTTTAGCTTACGCCGCAGACAGAGAACATAAACTACAACATGCTTCATGA
- a CDS encoding DUF5615 family PIN-like protein — protein sequence MKLLFDQNISYRITKKLAIHFEGCKHVSDCGLSDTEDTEIWKYAKSNDYTIVTFDADFFDISMVNGHPPKIIWVRTGNLTTPQLASLMLEKKTTIIAFLENAEFKNTSCLEIE from the coding sequence ATGAAGCTGCTCTTCGACCAAAACATTTCATACCGAATCACTAAAAAGTTAGCAATCCACTTTGAAGGATGCAAACATGTATCGGATTGTGGGCTTAGTGATACGGAAGACACTGAGATTTGGAAATACGCAAAATCAAACGATTATACCATAGTCACTTTCGATGCTGATTTTTTTGATATTAGTATGGTAAATGGTCATCCTCCAAAGATAATTTGGGTTCGCACTGGCAACCTTACGACCCCTCAACTGGCAAGCTTAATGTTGGAAAAGAAAACAACCATCATCGCATTTTTGGAAAATGCTGAATTTAAAAATACTTCTTGCTTAGAAATCGAATAA
- a CDS encoding BatA domain-containing protein produces the protein MNFLFPNILYALSLVSIPIIIHFFNFQRAKKVYFTNVAFLQSVKSVTNSRNRIKNILVLLARILFIAMLVLAFARPFLPNKTAGADMPNSNYVSIYFDNSYSLQNELEGRRLFDVAVNHVDEISNLFPNNALFQLLDNSFENSSNYFMEKDRVQEKLLEKGFSNNGRQLANVLAKQKEAFASNGMEKGNHIFWISDFQRSSIGELSELAMDTLNNFYIIPMLPDQNTNLFIDSVWLETPFVKAKENSVLKVRVVNLGDEDVTEKGIKLSIDDKQVSSTTVDIAAGLSETVNMNFSVGEGGEKRCKLEVEDFPVIFDNEYFFVIKVAPEIRIVKVAATENSYVESVFANEPFFKLTSYGIDALDYSALNTADLIILEGLREIDNALLASLQRVMGQGATVVVFPSPFPDLPSYTSLLGFPPTQQEVKALPIPEEEMLSMTVPDQANPFFEGVFEKVSANMSMPKGFPTITWQAPGQTLLRFRNELPFLTEMETTGQKLYVFSSPLDPAFSNFPKHALFVPTMYKIALASKIKNDRLSYSFNDQVAIVSLDSVNQNDVFRLVGEQAEIIPSQRIVDSRLMIDVPHEEIEAGNYQLKKMNDEKVYGNIAFNYDNSESSLEYYSMDELKEVFGEANNIQFFETPDAADFRAEFSNQNVATPLWRYALLLALLFLLIEVLLIRFWKTA, from the coding sequence ATGAATTTTCTTTTTCCAAATATCCTTTACGCACTTTCGTTGGTATCCATCCCAATCATCATCCATTTTTTCAATTTCCAGCGGGCTAAAAAAGTCTATTTCACCAATGTGGCTTTTTTGCAGTCGGTGAAATCCGTGACCAATTCCCGCAATCGGATTAAAAATATTTTGGTGTTGCTGGCGCGTATCTTGTTCATAGCAATGCTTGTACTGGCATTTGCCCGCCCATTTTTGCCCAATAAAACTGCGGGTGCCGACATGCCCAACAGCAACTACGTCAGCATCTATTTCGATAATTCGTACAGTTTGCAAAATGAACTGGAAGGTCGTCGTTTGTTCGATGTGGCGGTCAACCATGTAGATGAAATCTCCAACCTTTTCCCAAATAATGCCCTGTTCCAGTTGCTCGACAACAGCTTCGAGAACTCTTCCAATTATTTTATGGAGAAAGATCGGGTGCAAGAAAAACTGTTGGAAAAAGGCTTTAGCAACAACGGAAGGCAGTTGGCAAATGTGCTTGCGAAACAAAAAGAGGCTTTTGCCTCGAACGGGATGGAAAAGGGAAACCATATTTTTTGGATCAGCGATTTTCAACGTTCTTCCATTGGTGAGCTTTCGGAGTTGGCGATGGATACACTGAATAATTTCTACATCATTCCCATGTTGCCTGACCAAAATACGAACCTCTTCATAGACTCTGTTTGGCTGGAAACCCCTTTTGTGAAGGCTAAGGAAAATAGCGTGTTGAAAGTACGAGTGGTGAACCTTGGGGACGAAGATGTGACGGAGAAAGGAATCAAGCTTTCTATTGACGACAAGCAAGTTTCCAGCACCACGGTCGATATTGCCGCAGGTTTATCTGAAACGGTGAACATGAATTTTTCGGTAGGAGAAGGTGGAGAAAAACGTTGCAAGTTAGAGGTAGAAGACTTTCCCGTGATTTTTGATAACGAGTATTTCTTTGTGATAAAAGTTGCGCCAGAAATCCGCATAGTAAAAGTGGCGGCAACTGAAAATAGCTACGTGGAAAGTGTGTTTGCCAACGAGCCATTTTTCAAGCTTACCTCTTATGGCATAGATGCGCTGGACTATAGCGCGCTCAATACCGCTGACTTAATTATACTGGAAGGATTGCGGGAAATTGACAATGCCCTGCTCGCTTCCCTTCAGCGAGTGATGGGGCAGGGGGCAACCGTGGTGGTATTTCCATCGCCCTTTCCCGATCTGCCTTCTTATACTTCTTTGCTAGGTTTTCCGCCCACGCAGCAGGAAGTTAAAGCCTTGCCTATTCCCGAAGAGGAAATGCTTTCAATGACCGTTCCTGACCAAGCCAACCCGTTTTTCGAAGGAGTGTTTGAGAAGGTTTCGGCAAACATGAGCATGCCAAAAGGTTTTCCGACCATCACTTGGCAAGCCCCTGGGCAGACCTTGCTACGCTTCCGCAACGAGCTTCCTTTCCTCACCGAAATGGAAACTACCGGGCAGAAGTTATACGTGTTTTCTAGCCCGCTAGACCCAGCTTTTAGCAACTTCCCCAAGCATGCGCTTTTTGTGCCCACCATGTACAAAATAGCCTTGGCAAGTAAGATTAAAAATGATAGGCTGTCCTATTCGTTCAACGATCAGGTTGCTATTGTTTCATTGGATAGCGTGAACCAAAACGATGTGTTCAGGCTAGTTGGCGAGCAGGCGGAAATTATTCCCTCTCAGCGCATTGTAGATTCGAGGTTGATGATTGATGTTCCTCACGAGGAAATAGAAGCAGGCAATTACCAACTCAAAAAAATGAATGATGAAAAGGTGTACGGGAACATCGCTTTTAACTACGACAATTCCGAATCGAGCTTGGAATATTACAGCATGGACGAGTTGAAAGAAGTATTTGGTGAAGCGAATAACATCCAGTTTTTTGAGACACCAGATGCCGCAGATTTCCGCGCCGAGTTCAGCAATCAAAATGTAGCCACCCCGCTTTGGCGCTACGCCCTTTTGCTTGCGCTTCTATTCTTGTTAATTGAAGTGTTGTTGATAAGATTTTGGAAGACGGCTTGA
- a CDS encoding histidine kinase: MKKYLGQFIFIFFSWLILFFVYNYRVPAQKFGVLIPTFMACIAILNSNLFNNWIIPKYYFWKAHFQFFFYSFAVVVLGTYFQMLFVFGLFVYIKFDLESVTPRLQDVLVIVSSTWLVILAGIATRQTKVAVEKATKQEALQKEKVEIELKMLKSQINPHFLFNTLNSIYVLAKKKSDETPQMVLKLSDILDFLLYECNSDQIEIGKEIEFIKDYLDLEKLRYGHKLELNISINLETPHKKIEPMLMIPLVENAFKHGVKPERKKAVVDIDISDALGLNFRIENSIPSVKSEEHKEGIGLANLKGRLEKLYPDQAKLELINNESSFFAHLSIVETHG, encoded by the coding sequence GTGAAGAAATACCTAGGGCAGTTCATATTTATATTTTTTAGCTGGCTCATTCTTTTTTTTGTTTACAATTATCGAGTGCCAGCGCAAAAGTTTGGGGTGCTTATTCCAACGTTTATGGCTTGTATTGCCATTCTGAATTCGAACTTATTTAACAACTGGATTATTCCAAAATACTATTTTTGGAAGGCGCATTTTCAGTTTTTCTTCTACTCTTTTGCCGTCGTGGTTTTGGGAACCTATTTCCAAATGCTGTTCGTCTTTGGGCTATTTGTTTACATCAAGTTTGACTTGGAAAGTGTAACCCCAAGGCTTCAAGATGTATTGGTGATTGTGTCCAGTACATGGCTAGTTATTTTGGCTGGAATAGCCACTCGGCAAACAAAAGTGGCAGTAGAAAAAGCCACAAAGCAAGAAGCGCTTCAAAAGGAAAAAGTGGAAATAGAACTTAAGATGCTCAAGTCCCAAATCAATCCACATTTTTTGTTCAATACGCTCAACAGTATTTATGTGTTGGCGAAGAAAAAGTCTGACGAAACCCCGCAAATGGTGCTCAAATTATCGGATATTCTTGATTTTTTGCTGTACGAATGCAATTCTGATCAGATTGAAATAGGAAAAGAAATTGAGTTCATCAAAGATTACTTGGACTTGGAAAAGCTTCGTTACGGGCATAAATTGGAGCTGAATATTTCCATCAACCTTGAAACCCCTCACAAAAAAATAGAGCCCATGCTGATGATTCCCTTGGTGGAAAATGCATTTAAGCATGGAGTGAAACCTGAAAGAAAAAAGGCGGTGGTAGACATAGATATTTCGGATGCCTTAGGACTTAATTTCAGAATTGAAAACTCTATTCCCTCGGTAAAAAGTGAGGAGCATAAAGAAGGAATCGGTTTGGCGAACCTGAAGGGCCGCTTGGAAAAACTGTATCCAGATCAGGCGAAGTTAGAGCTAATAAACAATGAAAGTAGTTTTTTTGCCCATTTGTCAATTGTAGAAACTCATGGATAA
- a CDS encoding DUF3999 family protein, with the protein MMKLKINILFYLILLASPAAFGQMDKYDYQQELHGISDTWHKIVLPNELFGAVSQNLSDIRIYGITAANDTVEAPYLLRLSTDEVSTNEVSFKVFNASQNANDYYFTFEIPSAEPINQLKLAFEQQNFDWKVQLEGSQNQREWFTLVEDYRILSINNELTDFQFTKVIFPQAKYRYYRILIRSKEKPKLSEAQLSQYEQVAGALQTFSVQQFSTRENKNRKQTVSTISLEKSVPVSYLKIDVEQGFDYYRPVTIEYLTDSIKTEKGWNYHYSTLASGTLNSLDGNEFRFRSTTLQKLRIIVRNGDNASLKIRGVEAKGYTHELVTRFTEPATYILAYGNESARKPNYDIARFTNKIPKEISSLTLGEAIKITKEEAPQISPLFQNKNWLWGIMGTIILVLGFFSFRMMKKV; encoded by the coding sequence ATGATGAAATTGAAGATTAACATCCTATTTTACCTGATTTTATTAGCTAGTCCTGCCGCTTTTGGGCAAATGGATAAGTACGATTATCAACAAGAATTACACGGAATAAGCGATACTTGGCACAAAATAGTGTTGCCCAACGAGTTGTTTGGCGCTGTCTCCCAAAACCTTTCCGACATCCGAATTTATGGGATAACAGCGGCAAACGATACGGTGGAAGCCCCGTACCTGCTTCGGCTCAGCACCGATGAGGTTTCAACAAACGAAGTCAGCTTCAAGGTGTTCAATGCATCTCAAAATGCAAACGATTATTATTTCACGTTCGAAATCCCTTCGGCTGAGCCTATTAATCAGCTAAAGTTGGCTTTTGAGCAACAAAATTTCGATTGGAAAGTCCAACTGGAAGGAAGCCAAAACCAACGGGAGTGGTTTACTTTGGTGGAAGATTACCGAATTTTGTCCATCAACAATGAACTTACCGATTTTCAGTTCACCAAAGTTATTTTCCCCCAAGCCAAGTATCGGTATTACAGGATCCTAATCCGTAGCAAGGAAAAGCCCAAGCTCAGCGAAGCCCAGCTTTCACAGTACGAACAGGTGGCGGGAGCGCTCCAAACATTTTCCGTGCAACAGTTCAGCACTCGAGAAAACAAAAACCGTAAGCAAACCGTATCTACCATCAGCTTGGAAAAATCTGTACCCGTCAGCTATCTCAAAATAGACGTGGAGCAAGGCTTCGACTATTACCGACCCGTCACCATCGAATACCTCACCGACAGTATAAAAACCGAAAAAGGATGGAACTACCATTACAGCACCTTGGCATCCGGTACACTAAACTCATTGGATGGAAACGAATTTAGGTTTCGCAGCACCACCTTACAAAAGCTAAGAATCATTGTGAGAAATGGGGACAACGCATCGCTTAAAATCAGGGGAGTGGAGGCAAAAGGCTACACCCACGAATTGGTTACAAGATTTACCGAGCCTGCCACCTATATCCTTGCATACGGAAACGAAAGTGCGAGAAAACCTAACTACGACATTGCCCGTTTTACCAACAAAATCCCAAAGGAAATCTCCTCATTGACCTTGGGCGAAGCGATAAAAATCACTAAAGAAGAAGCTCCTCAAATCTCCCCACTCTTCCAAAACAAAAACTGGCTTTGGGGCATAATGGGCACTATCATTTTAGTACTCGGATTTTTCTCTTTTAGGATGATGAAGAAGGTTTAG